A window from Thermoleophilaceae bacterium encodes these proteins:
- the murJ gene encoding murein biosynthesis integral membrane protein MurJ → MSDATDTENVTTPASPDGTAGAARGAAEHRRHLVKNTAFYSAATGMSRIAGLVREIVAASKFGVTGPMSAFTIAYQVPNVLRALFAEGPLQAGFVPVFTELLERGERREAWRVASVVFWLICLVMGALTAIFVLVAPVLMPLFAPGFKDQPELQHLTTHLAQIVFLTVPLLGLSGLLVGMLYAFDHFAAPAIAPLAWNVVVIGCLIALPPLFPQDKRIYAYAIGILGGTIVQLLLPMPWLRGRGGRITLTLDWRNEHVRRVLKLMLPVTIALGIVSLNLLVDSFFATFVSKEAPAAIDRAFRLSQLPQGLFSVAIATVIFPTLARHAVRGEHRELRHTMANGIRQICLLLIPAALLMIVLAVPSTRLVYQRGEFTSSATHLVSQALVWWAVTLPFEGMSLLYSRTFFSLQRTWITIAFATTNLVLNAAVAAALHGPFGISGVVLGTVVGTAAMTFFQMAILRRDLGGVEGRETASAVARMLAAGAVLAGSSWLVWHVLDSILGRSTIAQIISLGAGIAVGIATYAIGVLLLKVPEAGQIQRLVAGRLKRSKAS, encoded by the coding sequence GTGAGCGACGCCACGGACACCGAGAACGTCACCACGCCCGCGAGCCCGGACGGGACCGCCGGAGCCGCGCGCGGCGCGGCCGAGCATCGCCGTCACCTCGTCAAGAACACGGCGTTCTACTCCGCTGCGACCGGCATGTCGCGCATCGCCGGTCTCGTGCGCGAGATCGTGGCGGCGAGCAAGTTCGGCGTGACCGGGCCGATGTCCGCATTCACGATCGCCTACCAGGTGCCGAACGTGCTCCGCGCGCTGTTTGCCGAAGGCCCGCTCCAGGCCGGGTTCGTGCCGGTGTTCACCGAGCTGCTCGAGCGAGGCGAGCGTCGCGAGGCATGGCGCGTGGCGTCCGTCGTGTTCTGGCTGATCTGTCTCGTGATGGGTGCGCTCACGGCGATCTTCGTGCTCGTGGCGCCGGTGTTGATGCCGCTGTTCGCGCCCGGCTTCAAGGACCAGCCCGAGCTGCAGCACCTCACCACCCACCTCGCCCAGATCGTGTTCCTCACGGTGCCGCTCCTCGGCCTGTCCGGGCTCCTCGTGGGAATGCTCTACGCCTTCGACCACTTCGCGGCGCCCGCCATCGCGCCGCTCGCGTGGAACGTGGTGGTGATCGGCTGCCTCATCGCGCTGCCGCCGCTGTTCCCGCAGGACAAGCGGATCTACGCCTACGCGATCGGCATCCTGGGCGGCACGATCGTGCAGCTGCTGCTGCCGATGCCGTGGCTGCGCGGCCGCGGCGGCAGGATCACGCTCACCCTCGACTGGCGCAACGAGCACGTTCGCCGCGTCCTGAAGCTGATGCTGCCGGTGACGATCGCGCTCGGCATCGTGAGCCTGAACCTGCTGGTGGATTCGTTCTTCGCCACCTTCGTCAGCAAGGAGGCGCCTGCCGCCATCGACCGCGCGTTCCGGCTCTCGCAGCTCCCGCAGGGGCTCTTCTCCGTTGCCATCGCCACGGTGATCTTCCCGACCCTCGCGCGTCACGCCGTGCGCGGTGAGCACCGGGAGCTGCGCCATACGATGGCGAACGGCATCCGGCAGATCTGCCTGCTGCTGATCCCCGCCGCGCTCCTGATGATCGTGCTGGCCGTGCCGTCCACGCGGCTGGTGTACCAGCGCGGCGAGTTCACCTCGAGCGCGACGCACCTCGTGTCACAGGCGCTCGTGTGGTGGGCGGTGACGCTGCCGTTCGAGGGCATGAGCCTGCTGTACTCGCGCACCTTCTTCAGCCTGCAGCGCACGTGGATCACCATCGCCTTCGCCACCACCAACCTCGTGCTCAACGCGGCCGTGGCCGCCGCACTGCACGGCCCGTTCGGCATCTCCGGCGTTGTGCTCGGCACGGTGGTCGGGACCGCCGCGATGACGTTCTTCCAGATGGCCATCCTGCGCCGCGACCTTGGAGGCGTCGAGGGCCGGGAGACGGCCTCGGCGGTGGCGCGCATGCTCGCCGCCGGGGCCGTGCTCGCGGGTTCGAGCTGGCTCGTGTGGCACGTGCTCGACAGCATCCTCGGCCGCTCGACCATCGCCCAGATCATCTCGCTGGGCGCCGGAATCGCCGTAGGCATCGCCACATATGCGATCGGCGTACTGCTTCTGAAGGTGCCGGAAGCAGGCCAGATCCAGAGGCTCGTCGCCGGCCGCCTGAAGCGGTCAAAGGCGAGCTGA
- a CDS encoding cation diffusion facilitator family transporter: MIGSTAGAAGANAAADRPRAKSRAAGLSIASNTVLIVLKVVAGAVTGSIAILTEAVHSAIDLLASVVAFYSVRKAEEPPDPNHPYGHEKVENLTAALEGILILVGAAIIIYESVRRLITPSPIDTLGVGIAVVALSAVANFAVSGYLYRQAHNTGSPALEGDAAHLRTDAFTSLGVLVGLVLVKVTGAERFDPITALLIATAIIWSGVRIVNRSSRVLVDEALPDEELDAVRQTIEAYDAPEVAGFHKLRARQAGSRRHIDLHVQFHKGTTLERAHEVSHELQSAIAVRLPDADVLIHLEPESHPGLENANQPVSGD, from the coding sequence ATGATCGGCAGCACCGCGGGGGCCGCAGGCGCGAACGCCGCGGCGGACAGGCCGCGGGCGAAGAGCCGCGCCGCTGGGCTCTCGATCGCGTCGAACACGGTCCTGATCGTGCTGAAGGTGGTCGCCGGCGCGGTCACGGGGTCGATCGCGATCCTCACCGAGGCGGTGCATTCGGCGATCGACCTGCTCGCGTCCGTCGTCGCCTTCTACTCGGTGCGCAAGGCGGAGGAACCGCCCGATCCGAACCACCCGTACGGCCACGAGAAGGTGGAGAACCTGACGGCGGCGCTCGAGGGGATTCTCATCCTGGTGGGTGCGGCGATCATCATCTACGAGTCGGTGCGCCGGCTGATCACGCCGTCGCCCATCGACACGCTCGGCGTGGGCATCGCGGTCGTGGCCCTTTCGGCCGTGGCGAACTTCGCGGTGTCCGGCTACCTCTACAGGCAGGCGCACAACACGGGCTCGCCCGCGCTCGAGGGCGACGCCGCGCACCTGCGCACCGACGCCTTCACGTCACTCGGGGTGCTCGTCGGGCTCGTGCTGGTGAAGGTCACGGGCGCCGAGCGCTTCGATCCGATCACCGCGCTCCTGATCGCCACGGCGATCATCTGGTCCGGCGTGCGCATCGTGAACCGCTCCTCCCGCGTGCTGGTGGACGAGGCGCTGCCGGACGAGGAGCTCGACGCCGTGCGGCAGACGATCGAGGCCTACGACGCGCCCGAGGTGGCGGGTTTCCACAAGCTGCGGGCGCGCCAGGCGGGCAGCCGCCGCCACATCGACCTGCACGTGCAGTTCCACAAGGGCACCACACTCGAGCGGGCGCACGAGGTGAGCCACGAGCTGCAGAGCGCGATCGCCGTGCGGCTGCCGGACGCGGACGTGCTGATCCACCTCGAGCCCGAGAGCCACCCCGGGCTCGAGAACGCCAACCAGCCGGTCAGCGGAGATTGA
- the rdgB gene encoding RdgB/HAM1 family non-canonical purine NTP pyrophosphatase: MRLVLSTRNPHKVRELNVLLAPHEVLPLPEDVELPPETGHTFAENALVKARAAAAATGMPSIADDSGIEAAALGGAPGVRSARYAGENATDEENLHKLLREVPADGDRRVRYVCALAYVDGAEERLFEGFCEGTLAAEPRGSGGFGYDPAVIPADRDDGRTMAELSVEEKDAISHRGRAARAFLEWLDGETKAA; the protein is encoded by the coding sequence ATGAGGCTCGTCCTCTCAACACGCAATCCGCACAAGGTGCGGGAGCTGAACGTGCTGCTCGCGCCGCACGAGGTGCTGCCGCTGCCCGAGGACGTCGAGCTGCCGCCCGAGACCGGTCACACCTTCGCGGAGAACGCGCTCGTAAAGGCCCGCGCGGCCGCGGCGGCAACGGGGATGCCGAGCATCGCCGACGACTCGGGGATCGAGGCCGCGGCGCTCGGCGGAGCGCCGGGCGTGCGCTCCGCGCGTTACGCCGGGGAGAACGCCACCGACGAGGAGAACCTCCACAAGCTGCTGCGCGAAGTGCCTGCGGATGGGGACCGGCGCGTCCGCTACGTGTGCGCGCTCGCCTACGTGGACGGGGCTGAGGAGCGTCTGTTCGAAGGGTTCTGCGAAGGCACCCTGGCCGCTGAGCCCCGGGGCAGCGGAGGCTTCGGCTACGACCCGGCGGTCATCCCGGCCGACCGTGACGACGGCCGGACGATGGCCGAGCTGAGCGTGGAGGAGAAGGACGCGATCAGCCACCGCGGGCGCGCCGCTCGGGCGTTCCTCGAATGGCTCGACGGGGAAACGAAGGCGGCATGA
- the murI gene encoding glutamate racemase, whose product MKRPDAWSHANMPPVRRSQSSLPIAMFDSGVGGLTVLHECLVSLPHEDFVYLGDTARFPYGERSQDELREFAHELAELLLDEGAKLLVVACNSATAAALPRLREELGDRVGVVAVVQPESRLAARSTKSGSVGLLATPATVASGAYERALREAAPHARLHAVACPELAPMIQAGDEFDQRTVDTVEAYCEPLREAEVDTVILGCTHYPLVRPILQRALGRQVTIVSSGEAIADAVHEELTARGLENDPDRRGRYSFLATGDPEAFRAIGTRFLQMPLGRVRQVQVREARKAA is encoded by the coding sequence GTGAAGCGTCCGGACGCCTGGTCGCATGCGAACATGCCGCCCGTGCGACGCAGCCAGAGCAGCCTGCCGATAGCCATGTTCGACTCGGGAGTCGGCGGCCTCACCGTGCTCCACGAGTGCCTCGTGTCGCTTCCCCACGAGGACTTCGTGTACCTCGGGGACACCGCTCGCTTCCCGTACGGCGAGCGCAGCCAGGACGAGCTGCGCGAGTTCGCGCACGAGCTCGCGGAGCTGCTGCTCGACGAGGGCGCGAAGCTGCTCGTGGTGGCGTGCAACTCCGCCACGGCGGCCGCGCTGCCACGGCTGCGCGAGGAGCTCGGTGACCGCGTGGGCGTGGTGGCGGTGGTGCAGCCGGAATCGCGCCTCGCCGCGCGTTCCACGAAGAGCGGCAGCGTCGGCCTGCTGGCAACGCCCGCCACCGTGGCGAGCGGCGCGTACGAGCGCGCGCTCCGCGAGGCCGCTCCGCACGCGCGGCTGCACGCGGTCGCTTGTCCGGAGCTCGCGCCCATGATCCAGGCCGGCGACGAGTTCGACCAGCGCACGGTCGACACGGTGGAGGCGTACTGCGAGCCGCTCCGCGAGGCCGAGGTGGACACGGTGATCCTCGGCTGCACGCACTACCCGCTCGTGCGCCCGATCCTCCAGCGCGCGCTCGGCCGCCAGGTGACGATCGTGAGCTCCGGCGAGGCGATCGCGGACGCGGTGCACGAGGAGCTCACCGCACGGGGGCTCGAGAACGATCCCGATCGCCGCGGGCGCTACAGCTTCCTCGCCACCGGGGATCCGGAGGCGTTCCGCGCCATCGGCACGCGCTTCCTTCAGATGCCGCTCGGTCGGGTGCGCCAGGTTCAGGTGCGCGAGGCGAGGAAGGCCGCATGA
- the rph gene encoding ribonuclease PH, with the protein MSDPRHDGRAPNELRPLSITAGFVRSATGSALIEAGGTRVICTASAVEDVPRWLVGKGRGWVTAEYGMLPASTGDRKQRDVSRGRPDGRTVEIQRLIGRSIRGVVDFQALGERTVYIDCDVLEADGGTRCASITGGFVALKLALDRLVSEGKLDRVPLTGSVAAVSCGVVDGRALLDLDYVEDSSAEVDANVVMTGDGGLVEVQATAERTPLSRASLDELLALAAGGIEVLREAQAGAAGSLPS; encoded by the coding sequence ATGAGCGACCCGCGGCACGACGGGCGCGCGCCGAACGAGCTGCGGCCGCTCTCGATCACGGCCGGCTTCGTACGCTCGGCCACCGGCTCCGCGCTGATCGAGGCGGGCGGCACGCGCGTGATCTGCACGGCTTCCGCGGTGGAGGACGTGCCCCGCTGGCTCGTGGGGAAGGGCCGCGGCTGGGTGACCGCCGAGTACGGGATGCTGCCCGCGTCCACTGGCGACCGCAAGCAGCGCGACGTGTCGCGCGGGCGGCCGGACGGACGGACGGTGGAGATCCAGCGGCTGATCGGCCGCTCGATCCGCGGGGTGGTGGACTTCCAGGCGCTCGGCGAGCGAACCGTCTACATCGACTGCGACGTGCTCGAGGCCGACGGCGGCACCCGCTGCGCCTCCATCACCGGCGGCTTCGTGGCGCTCAAGCTGGCGCTCGACCGGCTCGTGAGCGAGGGCAAGCTCGACCGCGTGCCGCTCACCGGATCGGTGGCCGCGGTGTCGTGCGGAGTGGTGGACGGCCGCGCGCTGCTCGACCTCGACTACGTGGAGGACTCCTCGGCGGAGGTGGACGCCAACGTGGTGATGACCGGCGACGGCGGCCTCGTGGAGGTGCAGGCCACCGCTGAGCGCACCCCGCTCTCGCGCGCATCGCTCGACGAGCTCCTGGCACTCGCGGCCGGCGGCATCGAGGTGCTGCGTGAGGCGCAGGCCGGCGCGGCAGGCTCCCTACCCTCGTAG
- a CDS encoding TldD/PmbA family protein yields the protein MISSDLAGDLLARALARGGDLAELYVEERTGLALTLDDRRVERPQSGREIGASVRVVVGDSTYFGHVDGLAEEDLRRVADSVSQAVAGERREPAALKAATEPGEAYEIGRRPEDVAATDKAQILRACDEAARNAGPEVVQVSISYVENRRRVQVFNSHGIAAADDRTRVRLGAQVVARRDGIVETGHETRGGHAGFELVSADPEEVAQNAARKALTMLDAVDAPTGRMPVVVGNGFGGVLLHEAVGHGLEADAIQKRASVYAGKLDELVAPEFLVAYDSGAEPGEWGSDGIDDEGTPTQRTTIIENGRLTSYLYDLLRARKDGVPSTGNGRRESFRHLPIPRMTNTYFANGNATPEQLIEGTEHGLYAVSFGGGQVEPATGDFVFGVSEGYLIENGKVTKPVRGATLIGNGLEALKLIDGVAADLSIATGFCGKGGQRVPAGVGQPHVRIQALTVGGTAA from the coding sequence GTGATCTCCTCCGACCTCGCAGGCGACCTGCTCGCGCGCGCCCTCGCGCGCGGCGGCGACCTCGCCGAGCTCTACGTGGAGGAGCGCACCGGGCTCGCGCTGACGCTCGATGACCGGCGCGTGGAGCGCCCGCAGAGCGGGCGCGAGATCGGCGCGTCGGTGCGGGTGGTGGTGGGCGACTCCACCTACTTCGGACACGTGGACGGCCTCGCAGAGGAGGACCTGCGGCGCGTGGCGGACTCCGTGTCGCAGGCGGTGGCCGGCGAGCGCCGCGAGCCGGCCGCGCTGAAGGCCGCGACCGAGCCCGGCGAGGCGTACGAGATCGGGCGGCGGCCCGAGGACGTGGCCGCCACCGACAAGGCGCAGATCCTCCGCGCCTGCGACGAGGCCGCTCGAAATGCCGGCCCAGAGGTGGTCCAGGTCTCGATCAGCTACGTGGAGAACCGCAGGCGCGTGCAGGTGTTCAACAGCCACGGAATCGCCGCCGCCGACGACCGCACGCGCGTGCGGCTCGGCGCTCAGGTCGTGGCGCGGCGCGACGGCATCGTCGAGACCGGCCACGAGACCCGCGGCGGCCACGCCGGCTTCGAGCTCGTCTCGGCGGACCCGGAGGAGGTGGCGCAGAACGCCGCGCGCAAGGCGCTCACGATGCTCGACGCCGTCGATGCCCCCACGGGCCGCATGCCCGTGGTGGTGGGCAACGGCTTCGGCGGCGTGCTGCTGCACGAGGCGGTTGGACACGGCCTCGAGGCTGACGCGATCCAGAAGCGGGCCAGTGTCTACGCGGGCAAGCTCGACGAGCTGGTGGCGCCCGAGTTCCTCGTGGCGTACGACAGCGGCGCCGAACCGGGCGAGTGGGGCTCCGACGGCATCGACGACGAGGGCACGCCCACGCAGCGCACGACGATCATCGAGAACGGCCGCCTCACCTCCTACCTGTACGACCTGCTGCGCGCGCGCAAGGACGGCGTGCCGTCCACCGGCAATGGCCGGCGCGAGTCGTTCCGCCATCTACCGATCCCGCGCATGACCAACACCTACTTCGCGAACGGCAACGCCACGCCGGAGCAGCTGATCGAGGGCACCGAGCACGGCCTGTACGCGGTCTCGTTCGGCGGCGGCCAGGTGGAGCCCGCCACCGGCGACTTCGTGTTCGGCGTGTCCGAGGGCTATCTGATCGAAAACGGCAAGGTCACGAAGCCCGTGCGCGGCGCCACCCTCATCGGCAACGGGCTCGAGGCGCTCAAGCTGATCGACGGCGTGGCGGCCGACCTCTCGATAGCCACCGGCTTCTGCGGCAAGGGCGGGCAGCGCGTGCCCGCCGGCGTGGGTCAGCCGCACGTCCGCATCCAGGCCCTCACCGTGGGCGGGACCGCGGCATGA
- the asnB gene encoding asparagine synthase (glutamine-hydrolyzing) produces MCGIAGIHAPAGGADATLVRAMTARLEHRGPDGQGYHSADRIALGMRRLAIVDPEHGHQPLLNEEGDVVVLFNGEIYNQKELRRGLEERGHRLRSNSDGEVIPHLYEELGPGFVDRLNGIFGIAIWDERSGTLHLMRDKFGVKPLYWARAGGRLSFASELKALLVDESLPRDLDLEAIDQYLTFRFVPAPHTLFEHVRKLPPATILTSTADGVETRRYWSGRPTANRRDTDALIHEYGAAFERAVVRQMMSDRPMGVMLSSGLDSAAIAAVMAKHASHVRTFTVGFAGGGEGTNEVPLAAETARLFGADHEHTMVDAAEYLARLPESLIALEEPVGSTSALAVRFVAELMKPSVPVALCGQGADEPLGGYGRHLGVKLAAALRRGGPLTRPLSKLSSRAPSEQLRRGLATLDARGDAELLLSAYTIFSEDEKARLYAGELRGRLGTRDELEVVERHRAQVAHLPPLAQMLYVDTRLTLPDELLLIADKMSMAESVELRVPFLDEDLVQLEESMHPSLKVHGRTGKWIHKQAMARLLPEQIVNRRKLGWETPLDRWLRAELKPLLEEVLLGEGELCRSLFREVELRRLIDVHERGERDLTKQLFLLLSLGLWHRGFVAGGTAAAVA; encoded by the coding sequence GTGTGCGGCATAGCCGGCATCCACGCGCCCGCGGGCGGAGCCGACGCGACGCTCGTTCGGGCGATGACCGCCCGGCTCGAGCACCGCGGCCCTGACGGCCAGGGCTACCACTCGGCGGACCGAATCGCGCTCGGCATGCGCCGCCTCGCGATCGTCGATCCCGAGCACGGCCACCAGCCCCTTCTGAACGAGGAGGGCGACGTGGTCGTCCTCTTCAACGGCGAGATCTACAACCAGAAGGAGCTCCGGCGCGGACTCGAGGAGCGCGGCCACCGGCTGCGGTCGAACAGCGACGGCGAGGTGATCCCGCACCTCTACGAGGAGCTCGGGCCCGGCTTCGTCGATCGCCTCAACGGCATCTTCGGGATCGCGATCTGGGACGAGCGTAGCGGCACGCTCCACCTGATGCGCGACAAGTTCGGCGTCAAGCCGCTCTACTGGGCGAGGGCGGGCGGCAGGTTGAGCTTCGCCTCGGAGTTGAAGGCACTGCTCGTGGACGAGTCGCTGCCGCGCGACCTCGATCTCGAGGCGATCGACCAGTACCTCACGTTCCGCTTCGTCCCCGCGCCGCACACACTGTTCGAGCACGTGCGCAAGCTTCCGCCGGCCACGATCCTCACCTCCACCGCCGACGGCGTCGAGACGCGCCGCTACTGGAGCGGGCGGCCGACGGCGAACCGTCGCGACACGGATGCGCTCATCCACGAGTACGGTGCGGCGTTCGAGCGCGCTGTGGTGCGCCAGATGATGAGCGACCGCCCGATGGGGGTCATGCTGAGCAGCGGTCTCGACTCCGCGGCGATCGCGGCGGTGATGGCGAAGCACGCCTCGCACGTGCGCACCTTCACCGTGGGTTTCGCCGGCGGGGGCGAGGGCACGAACGAGGTGCCGCTCGCAGCCGAGACGGCGCGGCTGTTCGGGGCCGACCACGAGCACACGATGGTGGACGCGGCGGAGTACCTCGCGCGGCTGCCCGAGTCGCTCATCGCACTCGAGGAGCCGGTGGGATCGACGAGCGCGCTGGCCGTCCGCTTCGTCGCCGAGCTGATGAAGCCGAGCGTGCCGGTGGCGCTCTGCGGCCAGGGCGCCGATGAGCCGCTCGGCGGGTACGGCCGGCACCTCGGCGTGAAGCTCGCCGCGGCGCTGCGGCGCGGGGGTCCGCTCACGCGCCCGCTCTCCAAGCTCTCGAGCCGGGCGCCGAGCGAGCAGCTGCGCCGCGGGCTCGCCACGCTCGACGCGCGAGGGGACGCCGAGCTGCTGCTGTCCGCGTACACGATCTTCAGCGAGGACGAGAAGGCGCGGCTCTACGCCGGCGAGCTGCGTGGCAGGCTCGGTACGCGTGACGAGCTCGAGGTGGTTGAGCGCCACCGCGCGCAGGTGGCGCACCTGCCCCCGCTCGCGCAGATGCTCTACGTCGACACCCGCCTCACCCTGCCGGACGAGCTCCTGCTCATCGCGGACAAGATGTCCATGGCGGAGTCGGTGGAGCTGCGCGTGCCGTTCCTGGACGAGGACCTCGTGCAGCTCGAGGAGTCGATGCACCCCTCCCTGAAGGTGCATGGCCGCACCGGCAAGTGGATCCACAAGCAGGCGATGGCGCGGCTGCTTCCCGAGCAGATCGTGAACCGGCGCAAGCTCGGTTGGGAGACGCCGCTCGACAGGTGGCTCCGCGCCGAGCTCAAACCGCTGCTCGAGGAGGTGCTGCTCGGCGAGGGAGAGCTGTGCCGGAGCCTGTTCCGGGAGGTCGAGCTGCGGCGGCTGATCGACGTCCACGAGCGCGGCGAGCGCGACCTCACCAAGCAGCTCTTCCTGCTGCTCAGCCTCGGCCTCTGGCACCGCGGCTTCGTGGCCGGTGGGACGGCCGCGGCTGTGGCGTGA